A window from Uranotaenia lowii strain MFRU-FL unplaced genomic scaffold, ASM2978415v1 HiC_scaffold_272, whole genome shotgun sequence encodes these proteins:
- the LOC129759795 gene encoding WD repeat-containing protein 37 yields MPLESGLPGVAGAKPLMLGATCVCGAAGGGAAAGASGGAGVVGVTASSTSVGSTGATSVGGSTSKQLVAAKKSLKLSSLADDMLIGIGPPSATGSHHEEPFRARLHQLFSQIEREFELLHAENLSLQEKLDAATGTPRDSTTSDRLIPLQDAFDGADGAVNKSFKSKLGSAGGKVKASHKIRAQTSRIVSSFKAQSVVSSLVREYCGHKDGVWQVSTKTSQPIIGTASADHSACIWGIDTGRCLLQYQGHSGSVNSIKFHHNRDLVLTGSGDATAHIWQAAVNWETPARKGHSSEEELDDEEEPYEEKERVDVLRTPICEFAGPGGHTSVVVAADWLPGGDQLITASWDRTAILWDVETREPLQPLCGHDHELTHASAHQSQRLVVTASRDSTFRLWDFRDPIPAVSVFQGHTESVTSTVFTRDDKVVSGSDDRSVKVWELRNMRSALTTIRTDSAVNRLAVSASGVIAIPHDNRHIRLFDLNGQRIARLPRTSRQGHRRMVSSVAWTEDISSACNLFSCGFDRRVLGWAVCLPPKDN; encoded by the exons ATGCCTCTGGAAAGTGGTTTACCAGGAGTGGCCGGAGCCAAGCCTCTGATGTTGGGTGCTACGTGCGTTTGTGGTGCTGCAGGTGGAGGCGCTGCGGCTGGTGCTAGCGGTGGTGCTGGTGTCGTCGGCGTAACAGCAAGCTCAACCAGTGTTGgctcaactggggcaacatccGTTGGGGGATCCACCAGTAAACAACTTGTGGCAGCCAAAAAATCCCTAAAGCTTTCTAGCTTGGCCGACGATATGCTGATTGGAATAGGGCCACCTTCGGCTACTGGCAGCCATCACGAGGAACCGTTCCGTGCCCGGTTGCATCAGCTATTCTCGCAGATCGAACGCGAATTTGAGCTGCTGCATGCTGAGAATCTGAGCC TACAGGAGAAACTAGATGCCGCCACCGGGACACCGCGTGATTCTACTACCAGTGATCGACTGATACCGCTGCAAGATGCATTCGATGGAGCGGATGGTGCTGTAAATAAAAGCTTCAAATCAAAGTTGGGAAGTGCCGGCGGTAAGGTCAAAGCTAGTCATAAAATCCGGGCCCAAACGAGTCGCATTGTGTCCAGTTTTAAGGCCCAATCGGTGGTCAGTTCATTGGTCCGAGAGTATTGCGGCCACAAGGATGGCGTATGGCAAGTCAGTACAAAAACGAGCCAACCGATTATCGGAACGGCATCTGCAGATCATAGCGCTTGCATTTGGGGGATTGATACAGGTCGGTGTTTGTTGCAGTATCAGGGTCATAGTGGCTCGGTAAATTCAATCAAGTTTCATCATAATCGTGATTTGGTTTTGACTGGTAGTGGAGACGCAACAGCCCATATCTGGCAAGCCGCTGTTAATTGGGAAACTCCCGCGAGGAAGGGCCATTCTTCTGAAGAAGAACTAGACGATGAAGAAGAGCCGTACGAGGAGAAGGAGAGGGTTGATGTACTAAGAACTCCCATATGTGAGTTCGCCGGACCGGGTGGTCACACGTCGGTTGTAGTGGCTGCTGATTGGCTTCCTGGAGGCGATCAGTTAATTACGGCTAGCTGGGATCGGACGGCTATATTATGGGACGTGGAAACACGCGAACCGTTGCAGCCTTTATGTGGTCACGATCATGAACTGACGCATGCCTCTGCTCATCAGAGTCAACGTTTAGTTGTAACGGCTTCGAGGGATTCCACTTTCAGGCTGTGGGACTTTCGTGATCCTATACCGGCCGTATCAGTTTTTCAGGGCCATACAGA aagtgTCACCTCCACAGTATTCACCAGGGATGACAAAGTAGTTTCCGGTTCAGACGATCGTTCCGTCAAAGTTTGGGAATTGCGAAACATGCGTTCAGCTTTAACGACTATTCGGACAGATTCTGCTGTGAATCGATTGGCAGTTTCGGCCAGTGGTGTAATCGCAATTCCTCACGACAACCGCCACATCCGTTTGTTCGATCTTAATGGCCAACGGATTGCCCGTTTGCCACGTACAAGCAGACAGGGTCATCGGCGAATGGTATCATCAGTGGCGTGGACAGAGGACATCAGTTCCGCATGCAATCTGTTCTCGTGCGGGTTCGATCGTCGAGTTCTAGGTTGGGCAGTGTGTTTGCCTCCCAAAGATAACTAA